Proteins encoded in a region of the Amyelois transitella isolate CPQ chromosome 9, ilAmyTran1.1, whole genome shotgun sequence genome:
- the LOC106134648 gene encoding large ribosomal subunit protein bL32m translates to MIPRVAQFINIMKQIERNIYNRVFGGPPKEFSIVYVGDSNQTPIRSKMSIKDIIGDGILFAVPKFRRTVEKRLKRKFGSPDYVWKMLEVKTNLKVCRDCGHHYESGRLCGNCYSKVKEETEEIKQKIQEKLGTGPIEKDVIVLYEGDSTPEQPPEFWKGKRIIEMQKERPQWFSKNLLQKTTQKPSDSTDVKPTDLA, encoded by the exons atgattCCGCGTGTTGctcagtttataaatataatgaaacaaaTCGAACGTAACATATATAATCGCGTATTTGGGGGACCACCTAAAG aatttTCCATAGTGTATGTTGGAGATTCTAACCAAACTCCTATTAGGAGCAAGATGTCAATAAAAGATATCATTGGTGATGGCATTTTATTTGCGGTTCCTAAGTTTAGAAGAACAGTTGAAAAGAGACTGAAGAGGAAGTTCGGTTCTCCAGACTATGTGTGGAAAATGTTAGAGGTCAAAACAAATCTCAAAGTTTGTCGTGATTGTGGTCATCATTATGAAAGTGGCAGACTGTgtg ggAACTGCTATTCAAAAGTAAAGGAAGAAACTGaagaaattaaacaaaaaatccaAGAGAAATTAGGTACCGGGCCTATTGAAAAGGatgttattgtattgtatgaaGGTGACAGCACTCCTGAACAG CCACCAGAGTTTTGGAAAGGAAAAAGGATAATAGAGATGCAAAAGGAAAGGCCACAGTGGTTCAGCAAAAATCTCCTTCAGAAAACAACACAAAAGCCTTCAGACTCTACTGATGTGAAACCAACTGACCTAGCCTAG
- the LOC106134647 gene encoding protein spindle-F: MDSSIVSFTNDATFQSTLKGDHNNVSVHELALHAMRDRCLLLQKRINALESDNMRLKLDYTKATETKPYIPLQEDEKSALLQKIAELNRQKSQLMHHVFMVSCENKNLWTKISSNKINNKDYNKQPLLRTETYIHSTPKSSANYQEKYSESSLEEISLKLINSYIEEKSQLVKQYEQLTQLQNEDDQFLNVDSIGFNYIEDPAMNSLKEIHIQTEKLLNLKKEVAQQESDLKLVISKIEEFLKDGYKCSTCVTRNNAKIISSEHKEIETSDSLANWATPVESTNYNYNDLNSSAFKKNQDENNVKEDTVDKICPMCGQQFPRNVAFNEFQTHVENHFIGESDPDSVIIDNFENVPTSFDNII, translated from the exons atggatTCGTCTATTGTCAGTTTTACCAATGATGCCACATTCCAAAGTACATTGAAAGGAGACCATAACAATGTCAGTGTTCATGAATTAGCACTTCACGCTATGAGGGATCGCTGTTTGCTgctacaaaaaagaatcaacGCATTAGAAAGTGATAATATGCGTTTAAAGCTAGATTATACGAAGGCTACAGAGACCAAGCCTTACATTCCTTTGCAAGAAGATGAAAAGTCTGCCCTGTTACAGAAAATAGCCGAACTAAATCGACAAAAATCGCAATTAATGCATCATGTTTTTATGGTTTCATGtgagaataaaaatttgtggACCAAAATTTcatctaataaaattaataacaaagatTACAACAAGCAACCTTTGTTACGCACTGAGACATACATTCATAGTACTCCGAAAAGTAGTGCTAACTatcaagaaaaatattcagaGTCCAGCTTAGaagaaatttcattaaagctAATCAATAGttatattgaagaaaaatcTCAGCTGGTGAAGCAGTATGAACAATTGACACAACTTCAAAATGAAGACGATCAATTTTTGAATGTGGACTCAATCGGTTTTAATTACATTGAAGACCCAGCTATGAATTCCCTAAAAGAAATTCATatccaaacagaaaaactacTCAATCTAAAGAAAGAAGTTGCTCAACAGGAATCTGATCTTAAATTAGTTATTTCTAAAATTGAAGAGTTCTTGAAAG ATGGTTATAAATGTTCTACATGTGTAACAAGAAATAATgcgaaaataatttcatcagaaCACAAAGAAATAGAAACTAGTGATAGCTTAGCCAATTGGGCAACTCCAGTGGAATCTAccaattataattacaatgaTTTAAACTCATCAGCTTTCAAGAAAAACCAGGATGAAAACAATGTCAAAGAAGACACTGTTGATAAAATATGTCCTATGTGTGGCCAACAATTCCCAAGAAATGTAGCTTTTAATGAATTTCAAACCCATGttgaaaatcattttattggTGAAAGTGACCCAGATTCCGTTATTAtagataattttgaaaatgtacCAACTTCTTTTGacaacattatttaa